One Ricinus communis isolate WT05 ecotype wild-type chromosome 7, ASM1957865v1, whole genome shotgun sequence genomic region harbors:
- the LOC8263077 gene encoding photosystem I reaction center subunit N, chloroplastic, whose product MAAMNSSVLACNYAISGTASSELSKLASVPSAVFPTVSGPKLPVIRAQRAKPASDSKADGRRAAMLCLAATLFTTAAAVSSANAGVIEEYLEKSKANKELNDKKRLATSGANFARAYTVQFGTCKFPENFTGCQDLAKQKKVPFISDDLALECEGKDKYKCGSNVFWKW is encoded by the exons atggcagCCATGAATTCTAGTGTTTTGGCATGCAACTATGCCATTTCAGGCACTGCGTCATCTGAGCTCTCAAAGTTGGCTTCAGTGCCTTCAGCTGTATTCCCAACTGTGTCTGGTCCTAAGTTGCCTGTGATCAGAGCCCAACGAGCTAAACCTGCCTCTGATTCCAAAGCTGATGGAAGAAGAGCTGCCATGCTTTGTCTTGCTGCCACACTTTTCACcactgctgctgctgtttcCTCTGCCAATGCTGGGGTCATTGAAGAATACCTTGAAAAGAGTAAAGCTAACAAG GAATTGAATGACAAGAAGAGATTGGCCACAAGTGGTGCTAATTTCGCAAGAGCATACACAGTTCAATTTGGCACATGCAAGTTCCCTGAGAACTTCACTGGCTGCCAAGATCTTGCCAAGCAAAAG AAAGTCCCATTTATCTCTGATGATTTGGCCTTGGAGTGTGAAGGAAAGGACAAATACAAATGCGGATCTAATGTGTTCTGGAAATGGTGA
- the LOC8263078 gene encoding probable polygalacturonase — protein sequence MESSSALMGKLTRLSWSPLILLITVLVLLSIQITTRDFYPICLMSRSSSQPPGFSGDKESCAVFFLGELLLPRREVVMSIVDFGGVGDGKTSNTETFRKAVRYMQRFAEKGGSQLIVPRGRWLTGSFNLTSNFTLFLEEGAVILGSQDPKEWPIIEPLPSYGRGRERLGGRHISLIHGNGLTNVIITGNNGSIDGQGKMWWELWWNRTLEHTRGHLVELMNSHNILISNLTFRNSPFWTIHPVYCSNVVVKDMTILAPLNAPNTDGIDPDSSTNVCIEDCYIESGDDLVAVKSGWDQYGIKTARPSSHIIVRRVSGTTPTCSGVGIGSEMSGGIFNVMIQDLHIWDSAAGVRIKTDIGRGGYISNITLHNITMERVKIPIRFSRGSNDHPDERWDPNAIPVVKGVSISNVICVNSTKAPVLQGIKDAPFGGICMKNVTLVGLASSTSWHCEFVSGFANEVFPMPCPQLQNNDSSSWCSYS from the exons ATGGAATCTAGTAGTGCATTAATGGGTAAGTTGACAAGATTATCATGGTCGCCGCTTATTCTTTTGATCACAGTTTTAGTGCTTTTATCAATCCAAATCACCACCAGAGACTTTTACCCGATATGTCTCATGTCTAGATCGTCGTCCCAACCACCCGGTTTTTCGGGTGATAAAGAAAGCTGTGCCGTGTTCTTCCTTGGGGAGCTTTTATTACCCAGGAGAGAAGTTGTCATGTCCATAGTGGATTTTGGTGGAGTTGGCGACGGCAAAACATCTAATACTGAAACGTTTCGAAAAGCAGTACGGTACATGCAGCGTTTCGCGGAGAAAGGTGGGTCCCAGCTGATTGTTCCCAGAGGCAGATGGCTTACTGGGAGTTTTAACCTTACCAGTAATTTTACATTGTTTCTTGAAGAGGGTGCTGTTATTTTGGGCTCTCAG GACCCAAAAGAATGGCCTATTATAGAGCCATTGCCTTCTTATggaagagggagagagagattaGGAGGAAGACATATTAGCCTTATTCATGGAAATGGACTTACTAATGTCATCATTACAG GAAACAATGGAAGCATTGATGGTCAAGGGAAGATGTGGTGGGAATTATGGTGGAACAGAACACTGGAACATACAAGAGGCCACCTTGTAGAATTAATGAACTCTCATAACATTCTCATCTCCAACCTGACCTTCCGCAATTCTCCATTTTGGACCATACATCCCGTTTACTGCAG CAATGTTGTGGTTAAAGACATGACAATTCTGGCTCCCCTTAATGCTCCGAATACTGATGGAATTGATCCAG ATTCGAGCACTAATGTGTGTATTGAAGACTGTTATATTGAGAGCGGAGATGATCTTGTAGCTGTAAAGAGTGGGTGGGACCAGTACGGCATCAAAACGGCTCGACCAAGCTCGCACATCATAGTGAGGAGGGTTTCAGGCACAACTCCAACTTGTTCTGGGGTTGGAATAGGCAGTGAGATGTCTGGAGGGATTTTTAATGTtatgattcaggatttgcataTCTGGGATTCTGCAGCAGGGGTGAGAATAAAAACTGACATAGGCAGAGGAGGCTATATATCAAATATCACCCTACATAATATAACAATGGAGAGAGTCAAGATTCCTATTAGGTTCAGTAGAGGCTCCAATGATCACCCTGATGAACGATGGGATCCAAATGCAATTCCAGTTGTGAAAGGCGTTTCTATAAGTAATGTGATCTGTGTGAATTCAACAAAAGCCCCAGTTTTGCAGGGGATCAAGGACGCCCCATTTGGTGGAATTTGCATGAAGAATGTTACACTAGTTGGTTTGGCATCATCGACATCTTGGCATTGTGAATTTGTCTCAGGATTTGCGAATGAGGTATTCCCAATGCCTTGTCCCCAATTGCAGAATAATGACTCCTCATCCTGGTGTTCGTACTCCTGA